A window of the Candidatus Eremiobacteraceae bacterium genome harbors these coding sequences:
- a CDS encoding class I SAM-dependent methyltransferase encodes MPDHRLYTDLATWWPLFSAPNEYDEEAAWIIAALENEMGRFPASLLELGSGGGNIASHLAPHGRLTLVDLNQEMLDVSKRLNPDAEHVRGDMRSVRLGKTFDAVLIHDAIMYMTTMQDLDAALATARAHLPDDGVIVVVPDNVAETLEAGEDTGGHDADDGSGRGVRYLQWTHAAVPGASTYEVDFAILTRDADGLVEVAHDKHIEGIFTRPAWYESFARARFKPPHVFVDPWQREVFVTRAAAL; translated from the coding sequence ATGCCGGACCACCGGCTCTACACCGACTTAGCCACCTGGTGGCCGTTGTTCTCGGCTCCGAATGAGTATGATGAAGAGGCAGCCTGGATCATCGCTGCGCTCGAAAACGAGATGGGGCGATTTCCGGCGAGCCTGCTCGAGCTCGGCTCCGGCGGCGGCAACATCGCGTCGCACCTGGCGCCGCACGGGCGTCTGACGCTCGTAGACTTGAACCAAGAGATGTTGGACGTGAGCAAGCGCCTCAACCCCGACGCCGAGCACGTTCGAGGAGACATGCGAAGCGTGCGCTTAGGAAAGACGTTCGATGCAGTGCTCATCCACGACGCGATCATGTACATGACCACCATGCAAGATCTCGACGCGGCGCTCGCGACGGCGCGCGCACACCTCCCTGACGATGGTGTGATCGTCGTGGTGCCCGATAACGTCGCCGAAACATTAGAGGCGGGGGAGGACACGGGAGGACACGATGCCGACGACGGCAGCGGCCGCGGCGTCCGGTATCTCCAATGGACGCACGCGGCGGTTCCAGGAGCTTCGACGTACGAAGTGGATTTCGCGATATTGACTCGCGACGCGGACGGTTTGGTAGAAGTCGCCCACGACAAACATATCGAGGGAATTTTCACAAGGCCGGCTTGGTACGAATCGTTCGCGCGCGCGAGATTCAAGCCACCGCACGTCTTCGTCGATCCTTGGCAGCGCGAGGTATTCGTCACGCGTGCAGCCGCACTGTAG